In Mycteria americana isolate JAX WOST 10 ecotype Jacksonville Zoo and Gardens chromosome 3, USCA_MyAme_1.0, whole genome shotgun sequence, a single genomic region encodes these proteins:
- the BMP2 gene encoding bone morphogenetic protein 2 isoform X1, with protein sequence MVAATRSLLALLLCQVLLGGAAGLMPEVGRRRFSEPGRAASAAQRPEDLLSEFELRLLHMFGLKRRPSPGKDVVIPPYMLDLYRLHAGQQLGQPPALGYPLERAASRANTVRSFHHEEVLEELPETSGKTARRFFFNLTSIPNEESITSAELQIFRKQVHGGFENNSSYHHRINIYEIIKPATATSKDPVTRLLDTRLVHHNASKWESFDVTPAVLRWIAHGQPNHGFVVEVVHLDKENSASKRHVRISRSLHQDEDSWSQLRPLLVTFGHDGKGHPLHKREKRQAKHKQRKRHKYSCKRHPLYVDFNDVGWNDWIVAPPGYSAFYCHGECPFPLADHLNSTNHAIVQTLVNSVNSKIPKACCVPTELSAISMLYLDENEKVVLKNYQDMVVEGCGCR encoded by the exons ATGGTTGCCGCGACCCGCTCCCTCCTggcgctgctgctctgccaggtgctgctgggcggcgcggccggccTCATGCCGGAGGTGGGCCGGCGGCGCTTCAGCgagccgggccgcgccgcctcGGCCGCGCAGCGCCCCGAGGACCTCCTCAGCGAGTTCGAGCTGCGCCTGCTCCACATGTTCGGGCTGAAGCGGCGGCCCAGCCCCGGCAAGGACGTCGTCATCCCCCCCTACATGCTGGACCTCTACCGCCTGCACGcgggccagcagctggggcagccgcCGGCCCTCGGCTACCCGCTGGAGCGGGCCGCCAGCCGCGCCAACACCGTCCGCAGCTTCCACCACGAAG AAGTTTTGGAAGAACTGCCAGAAACAAGTGGGAAAACAGCACGGCGTTTCTTCTTTAATTTAACTTCCATCCCTAATGAGGAGTCTATCACCTCAGCTGAACTCCAGATTTTTCGGAAACAGGTGCACGGAGGCTTTGAGAACAACAGCAGCTACCATCACCgtattaatatttatgaaattataaaGCCAGCCACAGCCACCTCTAAGGACCCTGTCACAAGACTTTTGGACACCAGGTTGGTGCATCATAATGCAAGTAAATGGGAAAGTTTTGATGTAACGCCAGCTGTTTTGAGGTGGATTGCACATGGACAACCTAATCATGGGTTTGTGGTAGAGGTGGTTCACTTGGACAAAGAGAACAGTGCCTCCAAGAGGCACGTTAGGATTAGCAGGTCTTTACATCAGGATGAAGATAGCTGGTCTCAGCTCAGGCCATTATTAGTAACGTTTGGGCATGATGGCAAGGGACACCCGCTTCATAAAAGAGAAAAGCGTCAAGCGAAACACAAACAGCGTAAACGCCACAAATACAGTTGCAAAAGGCATCCGTTATATGTGGACTTCAATGATGTGGGGTGGAATGACTGGATTGTTGCCCCACCGGGGTATAGTGCCTTTTACTGCCATGGGGAATGTCCTTTTCCACTGGCAGATCATCTAAACTCAACAAACCATGCCATTGTTCAGACTTTGGTCAATTCAGTGAATTCCAAAATCCCCAAGGCTTGCTGTGTGCCGACAGAACTGAGTGCTATTTCCATGCTCTACCTTGATGAGAATGAAAAAGTTGTATTAAAGAACTATCAAGATATGGTTGTGGAGGGTTGTGGGTGCCGCTAA